A genomic segment from Streptomyces antibioticus encodes:
- a CDS encoding GNAT family N-acetyltransferase: MSWLPDDFVHPVLVPLPGSGHHLRPIREADTPLDYPAVMGSRERLWTIFGPAWGWPAATMTYEADQADLLRHEKEIAAHQSFNYALFDAEETALLGCVYIDPPERAGADGEISWWVVDELVDSKVEQALDELVPQWIAADWPFEQPRFLGREISWSDWLALPEHSDA; the protein is encoded by the coding sequence ATGAGCTGGCTTCCCGATGACTTCGTCCACCCCGTCCTGGTACCGCTGCCGGGCAGTGGTCACCACCTGCGGCCGATCCGGGAGGCGGACACCCCGCTCGACTATCCGGCTGTGATGGGTTCGCGCGAGCGGCTGTGGACCATCTTCGGCCCGGCCTGGGGCTGGCCTGCGGCCACCATGACCTACGAGGCCGACCAGGCCGACCTGTTGCGGCACGAGAAGGAGATCGCCGCACACCAGTCCTTCAACTACGCGCTGTTCGACGCGGAGGAGACAGCTCTGCTCGGCTGCGTCTACATCGACCCACCGGAGAGGGCCGGCGCGGACGGCGAGATCTCCTGGTGGGTGGTGGACGAGCTGGTGGACAGCAAGGTCGAGCAGGCCCTCGATGAGCTGGTGCCGCAGTGGATCGCCGCCGACTGGCCGTTCGAGCAGCCGCGCTTCCTCGGCCGAGAGATCTCCTGGTCGGACTGGCTCGCCCTGCCGGAGCACTCCGACGCGTAA